The Opitutales bacterium ASA1 genome window below encodes:
- the cobB gene encoding NAD-dependent protein deacetylase, with amino-acid sequence MCGMTIPEVVSRALVDAKRIVVLTGAGVSAESGVPTFRDAQTGLWARFRPEDLATPEAFARDPELVWRWYAWRRGLVRAVQPNAGHFALVEMERLPGGPSVTVITQNVDGLHARAGSRDVVDLHGSLFRFKCAGGCGPVDLDGPEREELPACLRCGAPVRPDIVWFGEALVWEDLERAEAASEACDLFLSIGTSGLVHPAAGLPRLAKAAGAMVVEVNPTETPLSARADAILRGPAGKALPALLAACRR; translated from the coding sequence ATGTGCGGCATGACGATTCCGGAGGTCGTTTCTCGCGCTCTCGTCGATGCGAAACGCATCGTGGTGCTGACGGGTGCCGGCGTTTCCGCGGAGAGCGGCGTGCCTACGTTTCGCGACGCGCAGACGGGACTGTGGGCTCGGTTCCGTCCGGAGGATCTGGCGACTCCGGAGGCGTTTGCGCGCGATCCGGAACTCGTCTGGCGGTGGTACGCGTGGAGACGGGGGCTCGTCCGTGCGGTCCAGCCGAACGCGGGTCACTTTGCTCTCGTGGAGATGGAGCGTCTTCCCGGCGGGCCGTCCGTCACCGTCATCACGCAGAACGTCGACGGTCTGCATGCGCGCGCCGGCAGCCGCGACGTGGTCGACCTTCACGGAAGTCTGTTTCGGTTCAAATGCGCTGGCGGATGTGGTCCCGTGGATTTGGATGGGCCGGAGAGGGAGGAGCTGCCGGCGTGCCTACGATGTGGTGCGCCGGTGCGGCCGGACATCGTGTGGTTCGGCGAGGCGTTGGTGTGGGAAGATCTCGAGCGAGCCGAAGCGGCGAGCGAGGCGTGCGATCTCTTTCTGTCCATCGGGACGAGCGGTTTGGTTCACCCGGCCGCCGGGTTGCCGCGCCTCGCGAAGGCTGCCGGCGCCATGGTCGTGGAGGTGAACCCGACGGAAACGCCACTGTCGGCTCGCGCCGACGCGATCCTGCGCGGACCGGCCGGCAAGGCGTTGCCCGCGCTATTGGCAGCGTGTCGACGTTGA